Within the Miscanthus floridulus cultivar M001 chromosome 2, ASM1932011v1, whole genome shotgun sequence genome, the region aaatatattctatatacaaccatattagcttaattaatttgtgcctaaattataattattaaaatgaattcaatttcAAGGATCCAAATGGGGCCATAGGGATTTAAATAAATTGTTAGGATCCTCTCAAAAGAAATAAATTGTTGGGGAACATTTCTTTGTTTGAAAGTCCCGTAAGAATTCTATTTACCATTTACTTTgttacattttttttttgaaaggctaTGACTCAATTTGTTATTTTAAatgtttttggatctgtttgaaACACAGAAAATTCATATGATTTACACAGAAGTTTCGCAAGAAAAAGTCTCTTGTTCCAAACAGACCTAAGTGTATAAATAAACATTTCCTGTATTTAAAATTGTAAGACGTTTTtgctttttctagatacatagctttttcCTATGTATTTAGATGTACATTGTACATAAGCTATAATGCTAAACTGTTCTTTTGTCTAAGTTAATGTTTGCATGAATAGGCTGGAACGGGAGGAAAATATTCTTCCTAATCCTAAATCTGGGGACTAGCGTGGTTTCACCCTTAACACTACTGTAGCACTGATTTTTATAGGCGTCATCTATTTTTTTCAAGAGCATATTACTTAGCAAACCATTATTTTTAGGAATAGTTGACTTTAGAGAACTGCCCCAAAAAAATCGATTTTTAGGAACGGTGGTCTTAATAGAAGTATTCATGAAAACGACTTATCTTAAACCGGTTTTGATAACATACTctaaaaatcattttgaccatgTGTAAATATCGTTTGTGTGGTTGTGTAAGAAAAACCCATCAAACATACTTACACATTATAAGGGGACGTACAACTTATTAGAGCATATTCAAGAGTCTTTCTAAAATTTACTTTTTAAATCATCATTTTGAGAGTCATTTgagtaaaaatcgttttctatatctttgaACCCTCTAACCGTTTTTCTATATTTTGTACGTGCTCTAAAGAGCCATTCAATTTTTGGATAGCGAGAAATCCAAAACTGAGAATGCCTACATTTGGATATACAATTAAAGAGGCAGTTGGAGTGTCTTAGAGTTGCTCTGTACTTGATCACATGGATCAACCTGTGCTAATGATAATAAGTTAGCTATCTTTGTTGTAAAGTAATTGGATTGGTCCAATCTTATTCAACCAAATAAAATAAATTCTAATGACCAAATAAATAATAGGTGTAATAAAAGATTAATCTCAGAAAAATTGACTAGAGATTGCTTTAATTTAATAAATGGGTGGCTATCGTGTATACCTGTTGGAATACAAGCCATATTGCCAATGCGCACGTTGCTGACATAGTGACATTCACTTTTATTTAACAAACACATTGCTGACACAAGCACACCATACATGCACACCACCACACACAAGAACATGCTTTTGCACATAAGAACTAATGGAAAACTGAGCCGGTAAATCTTAATTACGATTGACAGTCTCATGACACTTATTTATTGATGATAGATGTGTCACACACCACTAAGGAAATAGCCAAATCATTGAGATAGAGGTGGGCAGGACGTAGTCACCTCTCTATCACCAAAACAATGTTTATTTCTCAGTGGTGCCTATTTGGATGGCAAGCTAGCATTGACAAAACAAACATATTGGGTCAACCTATTAGCATATCTTCAGTGGTGCCTCATGCATGTCTCAAGACAAACGTTTGGCATCTTGTGTTATATATTAGCTCATATAGATAGCTAATaaatgacttttgttgtagaataCATGACAACTCGTGATTAAAGAAATTGTGaatcagagaaagagagagacggaTGCAGAATCTATTAGTATGCTAATAACAATATGTGGTGCACACATCAAAAGTTCAAACACACACCAGGAAGACATTGTCAGTTTGTCACATAGATCACGACAGGATGAGAAGGTGGGTACTCGAGCAATTGCAGGAAAAAAAACGTATATGCTCTTCGCGTGACACCGTCAAAGTTCATAACTGAGCCACATACGTAGCAGGTTCATATATTTAGAAAAGTcataacgacttacaatttgaaacagAGAAAGAGTTTCTCGATAAGAGCCAAAGGAGGTCCAATCCTTGTGTAGCTACTGTGAAACTGATCCCACAAAACCTCAAATGAGCGATGACACGCCACTTTCCACATAACACAAGATCGACAAGAGCCCGCAAACAGCATTCAGAAACAAGCATTTAGAAACAAAAAATGAAATCAAATCTAGTATGGTATAGTCTGCAAGAAAATTTCTGACGAAGACCTTACATTTTTTGCCTACTTCATAATTATTAATCGAAGGAGGGAACAGCGGTGCTGGGCAAATCCAACTCCAGCTCGTCACACCTGCGATCACCACTAGCAACCTTGTCCTGCTGCTTCCTCCCAAACAAACCGCCAAACCACCCAGCACGgccagagtcagggacgaccgggACCTCCTCAACCACGATCGGCGCCGCCGGCGGCACTCCGAGGAAGCCAGGCCGCACGTACTGGGCAGCAGGATCCTGTCCTGCTGGGTACTGCTGCTGCATCATCAGGTCCTCCGGCGGAGGCGCGGTATTAGCCATGCAGCGGTTGAGCATGATCCCGGCGCCCTCGATGAGCGCGAGGATCGCGCCCCCGACCATGGCGCCCCTTCCGGTGGCTAGGATGCCCCTGCGCAGCTGGAGGAGGCCCCCGGTGGCGGCGCCGGCGACGATGGAGTTCCAGGGGTCCTCCTTCTTGCGCGCGTAGACCGTGGCGCAGTCGAAGGTGGAGAAGAGAGCGCCCCAGACGGCGAAGTTGCCCCCGATGCGCGGCGCGTTCATGCGGACGGCCGTGGCGCCGCCCGCGAGGCGGTGGCCGTTGGGGGAGTTGCGCAGGCCCTTGACGAAGTGGAAGAGGGAGCCGCCCACGGTTCCCATCCCGAAGGCGTTGCCGACGTCCTCGAGGATGCGGTCCGGGCACGGCTGCCGATCCAAATCCGGCGAGCTCGTCATCTCGCGAACCTCCTCCCCTGGGTGGCTGGGACGGTCTGCGGCGGCGGCCGAAACCCTTGGCTAGCTTGGAAGACACGTTGGTTGGGAGTTGCGAGTTGGGAGGCGGACGGGGCGAAGCACAGGGATGCCAGCGTTTTGTATCGATCCAATCCAAAGTTCCGAACTCCGGGTCTAGGGTATAATTGGATCGGGGATACGGGCCGatatttgttttatttatttttttctttggatTGGGAATCAGACACGGATAGTCATTGGACACATATTCAAATATGTATTGTCCCGGTTATATACGAATACGGATAAATATATATGCGTTGAATATGGAATGAATATAGAAATAACCAGAGGCTAAACTTCTTAGGAAATTTAGGCCTATCATATCAGTTTACTGAATTGCAGTTTTAAGATCTTTGGCAAAGCAATAAATAATAGCCTCATTAGAGTTGCTCATAGATTGATTTCCAAAAACCAGACAACCTTCATAAAGGGTAGGTTCATTCTTGAAAGCGTGGTTGCTGCTCATGAAATCCTGCATAATATTAATAAAAATAAGGAGAGTGGGGTTATTTTGAAACTGGACACTATGAAAAGTAAGCTGGTCTTTCTTATCTTAGAAGATATGCTCCTTTCTAGGGGTTTCGCAGAAACTTGGGTTAACTGGGTCATGAAAATAGTTAAGGGTGGCTCTCTTTGTGTGAGAATAAATGATGAAAATAGTACCTACTTCAAACCTGGAAAAGGACTTAGGCAGGGAGACCCTTTTATCTCCCTTGCTGTTTAATCTTGTGGCAGATATTTTCACTAGAATGCTTATGAAAGCTGCTGCAAATAATCTTATTTCTGGTCTTTTGCCACAAGTACTGATAGAGGGCGGGGTGATCAGTCtgcaatatgcagatgacacctTACTTTTCTTGGAGGATGATTTAGAGAAAGCAAACAATCTAAAATGGCTTCTTTTGTGCTATGAACAAATGACTAGTATGAGAATTAATTTTGATAAAAGTGATCTACTGACAATTGGTATTGAAGAGACTAGGATTACTGAATACTCAAAGATTTTCTGCTGTAAGAAAAGGGAGTTCCCAATCAAGTATTTAGGAGTGCCTTCGCATTTTACAAATCTGAGAAAAGAAGATTTACAGCCTATCATTGACAAAATTATTAAAAGGGTAGCTGATTGGAAGGGGATTACTCTCCTATGCTGGTAGATTAACCTTGCTGAAAGCCTTTCTTGCTAGTGTCCCAATTTATCTCATGTCTGTAATAAAGTTTCCTAAATGGGCAATTACCATGATTAATTCACGGATGTCACATTTCTTGTGGAATAATAATGAGGAGAGTCACAAATACCACCTTGCCAATTGGCAGCTGGTGGCTCAAAAGAAAGAAGTGGGGGGCTTTGGTACCCCAGATATGAGAAATCTGAATCTTTCTTTACTCAGTTCTTGGATTTTTAGATATGGCCTCCAATCTGAATCTATTTCGGTTAAGATGGTAGACTACAAGTACAATACCAACAATCCAAACTTCATGTGCAGTAATAACACTGCAGTTTCACCTTTTTGGAAAGGGGTTATGTGGGCTTTACAAGCAGCTAGAATGGGGATTAAATGGTTAGTAGGTAATTGAAGAAGAGTTAGGTTTTGGTAGGACCATTGGTTTTGTAATTCAAGCCTAGCTATACAATTTTGGTCTTTCTATGTCATTAATGACCAGCAAGGCAAGACTATAGATCAGGTCTGGGTTGGTCAAGTCTTAAGACTGACTTTTAGACGTACTATGTCTGAGAATTTAATGAATATGTGGTATGATCTCTTAAGTATAGTGGACAATTTAGTTCTACAAGAAGAAAACGACCAGATCATTTGGAGCTTTAGCTCCAATGGTAGATTCTCTGTCCAATCTCTTTATGCTGTTATAAACCACAGGGGTGTTGTCCCATTATATGTTTCAGGTGTGTGGAAGTAAAAAGTTCCACCGAGGTTGCAACTTTTTCTTTAGTTATTGGCTAAAAACAAGATTCTTATCAGAGACAATTTATCAAAAAGAAGGGAAGTTCTGATGAAACTTGCCTATTCTGTAACGagctatttgttttttttttactattgTGTAGCTAAAAGAACTTGGCCAGTGATAGCTGAGATTTTGAATTTGAGAAGTGACTGGAATTTTGAACTCCTAGCTACCTTTTGGATAGCAAATAAGAAACATGCTTTCACGAACATTTTGAGCTCTGCTGTTATCTGGTGCCTTCGGCGAGCGCGCCGTTACGCTGTGCTGAATGTTTTGAATTGCTTTATGCTAATAAAGCAGGGGAAACATTTCATTAAAAAAAAAGCGGACGACATTGAATACGAATATTTCTtcggatatatatatatgagtaaaAGCAACATTCATATCAAGACACGTGTTATGTTATAATCAATGGAAGCCTCTACAAGTCTAAATTCTAGCTAAATATTGCTTAAAAGAAGCAAAACAGTATATAGCTGATAGACCAACTACCTAGTCTCTTTCGTGTAGAATGCCCAAACCATTATCTTTTGGGAActttcttagagcatctccaagagtttgctatttcaacttggcatccatataattttggcaaaacaagaaaaaatagcctccaacaatttggcaaaacaacttggcatcaatagcaacttggcAAATCTTCTTTCCACGCGCGCAAATATACGCGCGCGTATATGGCttggcatccggggctcttcgtttcttagcggggctcttcgttcgcttagcggggctcttcgttcgcttagcggggtTCTTCATTTTGTTAACGggttttttattttaccaagtcaaaaatgttaaactcttggagatgaattcttttttttacttggcatataattttgggagttggcaaatcacaagatttgccaaataaaatttgacaaactcttggagatgctcttacacgACTCTCTAACCAACCAATTATTACACACATAAATTGGTAAGGTAGCTAGATAGTTAGTATCTTGGCACTATATAGACTCACTTTTCATATATGGAAGTTGTTTCGATGAGATGCTTGATGCTCCTaatcactttcattttcaaaaTTTTATTGGGAAAAGTCCAAATTACTATCCTTAAGTATGGCTTATGTCTAGATAACCGCATAAGCTATCGTTTGGTTCGGTTTACTCCTCTCAGTTATTCTAGTTGGTTCAATTTACCCCCTCAACAAGATTTGTCTTTTTTGTTTCTCCACATTCAAGCTGgtttttgaaaggatcaagatgcccaagagggtggtgaattgggctaattctaaatttctttgcaataattaagtactacagttagcccaattaaccccttgtgcctagaaaatgtttctattgatctaccgcataaaagtttagcaacatatgttccaatcctactctagcatggcaattctatgaatgtaaatgacaagaattgaattgctcaaagtaaagagaggaggaggaacgcggtgatgttttgccgaggtatcagagagtcgccactccccactagtcctcgttggaccacccgcgcaagggtgtagctcccccttgatccgcgcaaggatcaagtgctctctacgggttgattctttgacactccgtcgtagtgaatcacccacaactgctcacaacttgagttgggtcatccacaagctccaccggatgatcaccaagccttcaatcaccatcaagccgtctaggtgatggcgatcaccaagagtaacagcacgaactctcacttgaccacgataagcctaatgagaagggtggatacacacttgctactcttgctttcactaatgagggttctctttgggattctcaaatctcaatcacctcactaggatcttgccagggatggcaacggggcggATTCGGATCaggtggagtctccgtgcacccaaaCCCAAAACCCAAAATCGAAACCAAAAACCGCACCGAACACCGATCGGGTGATAATCCGTCCCCAAAACCgaacccgcggatacccgaaacccgaatggatacccgaaacccgcttTGTATGACAACATAGTAAGAGAAATAAggactttctataaacatatgcatgatatatatatatacacatattcacatgtataaaca harbors:
- the LOC136539624 gene encoding mitochondrial import inner membrane translocase subunit TIM17-2-like, with translation MTSSPDLDRQPCPDRILEDVGNAFGMGTVGGSLFHFVKGLRNSPNGHRLAGGATAVRMNAPRIGGNFAVWGALFSTFDCATVYARKKEDPWNSIVAGAATGGLLQLRRGILATGRGAMVGGAILALIEGAGIMLNRCMANTAPPPEDLMMQQQYPAGQDPAAQYVRPGFLGVPPAAPIVVEEVPVVPDSGRAGWFGGLFGRKQQDKVASGDRRCDELELDLPSTAVPSFD